One part of the Thermus albus genome encodes these proteins:
- a CDS encoding zonular occludens toxin domain-containing protein, protein MIEAFVGIPGSGKSYALVVKGLEALASGRMVYANFGLLPERVYLWLRLRRRLSHRDAVERADRIREIRDYSDLLNVHDGVLLFDEAHMWLPSREFSLIPTEVIAFWSQHRKVGVDVYLATQRYGSVDAIVRELVANVYWARPAPFWLRLLLRPWARGRPVLRYTAIMDESFGTMQKAVKGLFEGVQRNSVVILDPLAASCYDTHAIFEPPIVRLQREMDPKRRAILDRMGLSWDASRIQGRRESGDGLPVLSMRELAEAYRSGRPPHAVLREKWLTTMHDPSPSDPPQSDAGRVLPEEEGTDWTAFAWRG, encoded by the coding sequence ATGATTGAAGCTTTTGTGGGCATTCCGGGAAGTGGCAAGAGTTACGCCTTGGTGGTTAAAGGCCTCGAGGCTCTGGCTTCTGGTCGCATGGTCTACGCAAACTTTGGCTTACTCCCCGAACGGGTTTACCTTTGGCTGCGCCTACGTCGTCGCTTGTCTCATCGTGATGCTGTGGAACGTGCTGACCGAATCCGTGAAATACGGGACTACTCGGACCTGCTAAACGTTCATGATGGCGTGTTGCTCTTTGACGAGGCCCACATGTGGCTTCCCTCCCGTGAGTTTAGTTTAATCCCCACGGAGGTTATAGCCTTTTGGAGCCAACACCGGAAGGTCGGTGTGGACGTCTACCTTGCTACTCAACGCTATGGCTCCGTGGATGCCATCGTGAGGGAGTTAGTGGCGAATGTGTATTGGGCTCGTCCTGCTCCCTTTTGGCTCCGCCTTCTCCTCCGTCCGTGGGCTCGTGGTCGTCCAGTGCTCCGGTACACCGCTATTATGGATGAGTCTTTCGGGACTATGCAGAAGGCGGTTAAGGGCCTTTTTGAGGGGGTGCAGCGCAATAGCGTGGTTATTCTGGACCCGTTAGCGGCGTCCTGCTATGATACGCACGCTATCTTCGAGCCGCCTATTGTGCGCCTTCAAAGGGAGATGGACCCTAAACGGCGGGCGATTCTCGACCGTATGGGCCTTTCGTGGGATGCCTCGCGTATTCAAGGGCGTCGGGAGTCCGGTGATGGTTTGCCCGTTCTGTCTATGCGTGAGTTGGCCGAGGCCTATCGTTCTGGTAGGCCTCCCCATGCCGTGCTTAGGGAAAAGTGGTTAACTACTATGCATGACCCTTCTCCTTCTGACCCTCCTCAGTCTGATGCTGGCCGCGTATTACCTGAGGAAGAGGGCACAGACTGGACCGCGTTCGCATGGCGTGGCTAG